The proteins below come from a single Gemmatimonadaceae bacterium genomic window:
- the dusB gene encoding tRNA dihydrouridine synthase DusB: MAPFPFPLDAAVPLYLAPMAGVSESPFRRLCRGFGADVVITEFLSAEGIRRENPATIDKLRFGPDERPIGVQIFGADPAAMGEAAAFVTDVFQPEFIDINFGCPVKKVVKRNGGSGCLKDLNLVQDVLRAVARSTSLPVTCKIRSGWNEEMRDPVTIALRCQDAGARVLTLHPRTRTQMYTGNACWEEIAAVVDALDIPVLGNGDIKTPEDAVRMYHETKCAGVMIARGSFGQPWIFDQTRDLLEGRPMRPAPTIDARFAIALDHARMAAAYEPDRRGAAIEFRKHLGWYVKGLPASADLRKKLHAVNSLDEVEGIFDEYLRMRDTLVIEGSIDGDESDSVETAAA; encoded by the coding sequence ATGGCGCCTTTCCCGTTTCCGCTCGATGCGGCCGTCCCGCTCTACCTCGCGCCGATGGCCGGCGTGTCGGAGTCGCCCTTCCGGCGGCTCTGCCGCGGCTTTGGCGCGGACGTCGTCATCACGGAATTTCTGTCCGCCGAAGGCATCCGGCGGGAGAACCCCGCGACCATCGACAAGCTCCGGTTCGGCCCCGACGAGCGGCCGATCGGCGTCCAGATCTTCGGGGCCGATCCCGCGGCGATGGGCGAAGCCGCCGCCTTCGTGACCGACGTGTTCCAGCCCGAGTTCATCGACATCAACTTCGGCTGCCCGGTCAAAAAGGTCGTGAAGCGAAATGGCGGCTCGGGCTGTCTAAAGGACCTCAACCTCGTGCAGGACGTCCTTCGCGCCGTCGCGCGGAGCACGTCGCTCCCCGTCACGTGCAAGATCCGCAGCGGGTGGAATGAGGAGATGCGCGATCCGGTAACGATCGCGCTACGCTGCCAGGATGCCGGCGCCCGCGTGCTCACGCTCCACCCGCGGACGCGCACACAGATGTACACCGGCAACGCGTGCTGGGAGGAGATCGCCGCCGTCGTCGACGCGCTCGACATCCCGGTCCTCGGCAACGGTGACATCAAGACGCCCGAGGACGCCGTGCGCATGTACCACGAGACCAAATGCGCCGGCGTCATGATCGCTCGAGGATCCTTCGGTCAACCATGGATCTTCGATCAAACGCGCGACCTGCTCGAGGGTCGGCCGATGCGCCCGGCGCCGACCATCGACGCGCGATTTGCAATCGCGCTGGATCACGCACGCATGGCGGCTGCCTACGAGCCCGACCGCCGCGGTGCGGCGATCGAGTTCCGCAAGCACCTCGGCTGGTACGTCAAGGGACTGCCGGCGTCGGCCGACCTCCGCAAGAAGCTCCACGCCGTGAACTCGCTCGACGAAGTCGAAGGCATCTTCGACGAGTATCTGCGCATGCGCGACACGTTGGTGATCGAGGGCTCGATCGATGGCGACGAGTCGGATTCGGTGGAGACCGCGGCGGCGTGA
- a CDS encoding metallophosphoesterase: MKIGLIADTHDRLPAIAELVRQLQAGGANMLLHAGDYCSPFSLTPIEEAQISLAGVFGRNDGDPQGLITRAQSALGIELFESPHSFEVGGRRILLVHDIGDVHERSVLGHEIVVHGHTHQQEMKTRGETLIVNPGEGCGWLYGKPSAALLDLDARRVEFLTLSGQEWVY, from the coding sequence ATGAAGATCGGATTGATCGCCGACACCCACGACCGTCTTCCCGCCATCGCCGAGCTGGTGCGCCAACTTCAGGCCGGCGGCGCGAACATGCTGCTGCACGCCGGGGACTACTGCTCGCCCTTCTCGCTCACGCCGATCGAGGAAGCGCAGATTTCGCTCGCCGGCGTTTTCGGCCGTAACGACGGCGATCCGCAGGGACTCATCACGCGCGCACAGTCGGCCCTCGGCATCGAGCTGTTCGAATCGCCGCACAGCTTCGAAGTCGGCGGGCGGCGCATCCTTCTCGTCCACGACATCGGCGACGTCCACGAACGGTCGGTGCTCGGCCACGAGATCGTCGTGCACGGGCACACGCATCAGCAGGAAATGAAGACGCGCGGGGAGACGCTGATCGTGAATCCGGGCGAAGGATGCGGGTGGCTCTACGGCAAGCCGTCCGCCGCGTTGCTCGATCTCGACGCCCGACGCGTCGAGTTCCTGACGCTCTCCGGCCAGGAATGGGTCTATTGA
- a CDS encoding DUF3667 domain-containing protein — MKTGVQRETSWVMESDRVSAEIEHLCLNCGEPLHGAFCSNCGQRAVPPRPSLRELLGEAFAEFSGWDGKLAATLRLLVTRPGQLTVDFLDGKRARYITPLRLYLSVSLVYFLLSAAAPSSIAPGELAKVGDVGNAKITVGLGSHTPDQLTADQREVILASVPSAPKPLRPALRRLGTDPQGFQKDFTEVMPRLMFALLPVFALIVALFYRGRGFVEHLYFTIHVQTFFFVALGIGVLSRFTHVMALIIAAGILQFIWAPLYAHFSLRRVYGGSNGSTLLKELGIGALYAAVYVPSVVSLAVWIGGR, encoded by the coding sequence ATGAAGACCGGAGTCCAGCGCGAGACGAGCTGGGTCATGGAGTCCGACCGCGTGAGCGCCGAGATCGAGCATCTCTGTCTCAATTGCGGCGAGCCGCTACACGGCGCCTTCTGCTCGAACTGCGGGCAGCGCGCCGTTCCTCCGCGTCCATCGCTTCGCGAGCTGCTCGGCGAAGCGTTCGCGGAATTCTCGGGTTGGGATGGGAAACTGGCGGCGACGCTGCGGCTCCTCGTGACACGTCCCGGGCAGCTCACCGTCGATTTCCTCGACGGCAAGCGGGCGCGCTACATCACGCCGCTGCGTCTCTATCTGAGCGTGAGCCTCGTCTACTTTCTGCTCTCAGCGGCCGCGCCTTCGTCGATTGCCCCCGGAGAGTTGGCGAAGGTCGGCGACGTAGGGAACGCCAAGATCACGGTCGGACTCGGAAGCCACACGCCCGACCAGCTGACGGCCGATCAACGTGAAGTGATCCTCGCTTCAGTGCCCAGCGCTCCGAAGCCTCTCCGTCCCGCGTTGCGACGCCTCGGTACCGATCCGCAGGGGTTTCAGAAGGATTTCACCGAGGTCATGCCGAGGCTGATGTTCGCCTTGCTGCCCGTCTTCGCACTCATCGTGGCGCTCTTTTACCGCGGACGGGGTTTCGTCGAACATCTGTACTTCACGATCCACGTGCAGACCTTTTTCTTCGTCGCGCTGGGAATCGGCGTCCTTTCGCGATTCACGCACGTCATGGCACTGATCATCGCGGCCGGAATTCTTCAGTTCATTTGGGCGCCGCTCTACGCCCACTTTTCGTTGCGCCGCGTATACGGCGGAAGCAACGGAAGCACGCTGCTCAAAGAATTGGGGATCGGAGCGTTGTACGCCGCGGTGTATGTGCCGAGCGTGGTCTCACTGGCTGTTTGGATAGGAGGGAGGTGA
- a CDS encoding PTS sugar transporter subunit IIA encodes MELREFFSEDAIELNIKGTTKDEVLKELIGLLKLDEKSEGMLFKMLKRRENLGSTGIGRGIAIPHCRSLVVNKLRVAFGRRREGIDFKAIDEKPVNFFFLIVAPPLEVSNQYLPVLGKIAQFSKEADVPARLLELTEPKQFLALLEEKGV; translated from the coding sequence ATGGAACTGCGAGAGTTTTTCAGCGAAGACGCGATCGAGCTCAACATCAAGGGGACGACCAAGGACGAGGTCCTCAAAGAGCTGATCGGGCTCCTCAAGCTCGACGAGAAATCAGAGGGAATGCTGTTCAAGATGCTCAAGCGGCGCGAGAACCTCGGCTCGACCGGAATCGGGCGAGGCATCGCGATTCCTCACTGCCGCTCGCTCGTCGTGAACAAGCTGCGCGTCGCCTTCGGCCGCCGAAGAGAGGGGATCGACTTCAAGGCGATCGACGAGAAGCCGGTCAATTTCTTTTTCCTCATCGTCGCGCCGCCGCTCGAGGTCTCGAATCAGTACCTCCCCGTGCTCGGCAAGATCGCGCAGTTCAGCAAAGAGGCTGACGTTCCGGCGAGGCTGTTGGAGCTGACGGAACCGAAGCAGTTCTTGGCGTTATTGGAAGAAAAGGGAGTCTGA
- the guaA gene encoding glutamine-hydrolyzing GMP synthase has protein sequence MSRILIIDYGSQFTQLIARRVREARVYSEIHPPTRSLEWIREWKPTGIILSGGPNSVYEEGAPTVDPAVLDVAPVLAICYGMQVVARVSGGDVIGAGRREYGRAELRVDENCGLFDGFADHDKMQVWMSHGDHVDAPPPDYVATASSASVAIAAMRHKTKPIHGVQFHPEVAHTPRGGEIIANFLFEVCHAEPSWTPGAFVESEVSTIKQLVGDARVVCGLSGGVDSAVAAALVHRAIGDQLTCVFVDTGLLRLHEREQVERTFRANLGIKLITVDASEIFLDKLAGVDDPEKKRTIIGHTFIDVFESTTDALRDDGKGSSDGEYKFLVQGTLYPDVIESFSPRGGPSVTIKTHHNVGGLKPGMKFQLIEPLRELFKDEVRNVGRELGLPEEMVGRHPFPGPGLGIRVLGPVDVAALDVLRRADAIYLEEIRDAGLYNEIWQAFAVLLPVRSVGVMGDFRTYENVVALRAVTSTDGMTADWYHFPHDLLGRISTRIINEVRGVNRVVYDVSSKPPATIEWE, from the coding sequence ATGTCGCGTATTCTCATCATCGACTACGGATCGCAGTTCACCCAACTCATCGCGCGCCGCGTCCGTGAAGCCCGTGTCTACTCGGAGATTCATCCGCCGACGCGGTCGCTCGAGTGGATCCGCGAGTGGAAGCCTACCGGGATCATTCTGAGCGGCGGTCCGAACTCGGTGTACGAGGAAGGTGCGCCAACCGTCGATCCAGCGGTGCTCGACGTCGCTCCCGTGCTGGCGATCTGCTACGGCATGCAGGTCGTTGCCCGGGTCTCCGGCGGCGACGTGATCGGCGCCGGACGCCGCGAGTACGGCCGCGCCGAGCTGCGCGTGGACGAGAACTGCGGCCTGTTCGACGGATTCGCCGACCACGACAAGATGCAGGTCTGGATGAGCCACGGCGATCACGTCGACGCTCCGCCGCCGGACTACGTCGCGACGGCATCGAGCGCGAGCGTCGCGATCGCCGCGATGCGGCACAAGACCAAACCGATTCACGGCGTCCAGTTTCATCCCGAGGTCGCGCACACACCGCGCGGCGGCGAGATCATCGCGAACTTCCTCTTCGAGGTCTGCCACGCCGAGCCGAGTTGGACGCCGGGGGCGTTCGTCGAGAGCGAAGTGTCGACAATCAAACAACTCGTCGGCGACGCCCGCGTCGTGTGTGGCCTGTCGGGCGGCGTCGACTCGGCGGTGGCGGCGGCGCTCGTGCATCGGGCGATCGGCGATCAGCTCACGTGCGTGTTCGTCGACACCGGGTTGCTCCGCCTCCACGAGCGCGAGCAGGTCGAGCGCACGTTTCGCGCGAACCTCGGGATCAAGCTCATCACCGTGGACGCGTCCGAGATCTTTCTCGACAAGCTGGCCGGCGTCGACGACCCCGAGAAGAAGCGGACGATCATCGGCCACACCTTCATCGACGTCTTCGAGTCGACGACCGACGCGCTGCGCGACGACGGCAAAGGTTCGTCGGACGGCGAATACAAGTTCCTGGTGCAGGGCACGCTCTATCCCGACGTGATCGAGTCGTTCTCACCGCGCGGCGGACCGTCGGTGACGATCAAGACGCATCACAACGTCGGCGGCTTGAAGCCGGGCATGAAGTTCCAGCTCATCGAGCCGCTGCGCGAGCTGTTCAAGGACGAGGTGCGCAACGTCGGCCGAGAGTTGGGGCTGCCCGAAGAAATGGTCGGCCGGCACCCGTTCCCGGGGCCCGGTCTTGGCATCCGCGTCCTCGGTCCGGTCGACGTCGCGGCGCTCGACGTGCTGCGTCGCGCCGACGCGATCTACCTCGAGGAGATCCGCGACGCCGGTCTGTACAACGAGATCTGGCAAGCCTTCGCCGTGCTGCTCCCCGTGCGCAGCGTCGGCGTGATGGGCGACTTCCGAACGTACGAAAACGTCGTCGCGCTCCGTGCCGTGACGAGCACCGACGGCATGACCGCCGACTGGTACCACTTCCCTCACGATTTGCTCGGCAGGATTTCCACACGCATAATCAATGAAGTGAGGGGAGTGAATCGAGTGGTATACGACGTGAGCTCCAAGCCGCCCGCGACCATTGAGTGGGAATAG